CTGCAGCTGCCGGATATCGGGGCCGCTGAGCACGGAATTTACCTCGGCCCGGTGGGTGCCGGTGGTGCCACTGAGCACTGCCAACTCCTCTTGCTCCGAAGGGTAGCCCATGCGGATGTAAAGCAGAAACCGGTCGAGCTGGGCTTCCGGCAGCGGGTAGGTGCCGCTTTGCTCAATGGGATTTTGGGTAGCCAGCAGGAAGAACGGCTTGGGCAGCGCGTGCTCCTGCCCGGCGTAGGTGACGTGGCCTTCCTGCATGGCTTCCAGCAGCGCCGCCTGGGTTTTGGGCGGTGTGCGGTTGATTTCATCGGCCAAAACCAGGCTGGCGAAAATGGGGCCTTCGTTGAATTTGAAGGACCGGTGCCCGGTGCCGTGGTCCTCTTCCAGTACCTCCGTGCCCAGGATATCGGTGGGCATCAGATCCGGGGTAAACTGGATGCGGCGGAAGGGCAGATCCGTAGCGGCGGCCAGGGTACGCACCAGCAGCGTTTTGGCCAGGCCCGGCACACCTTCCAGCAGCGCGTGCCCGCCGGCCAGCAGGGCTACCAGCACTTCGTCCAGCACCTGTTGCTGGCCCACAATAACCTTTCCGATTTCCTGACGGAGCGGATTGAGTTTGGCAAGCAGCTGGCGGAGTTCTTGTTCAGTCATTTATGTATTATTTGTCATATCGAGCACAGTCGAGACTTCTCGCATGCTGACGTTGTGATGCTAACTAATTCCCATACTAGCGAGATGTCTCGTTACTCTGCTTGATGCGCAGAATGCTCGACATGACGAGCAATTACACGGTTAAAGCATACAGCAGAATATTGACCCCAAACTTGGTGTTGTCTTCGGCCAGGAAGCGCTTGTTGCGGAAGTCGTAGTCCCACTCGCAGCCATAGTCTTTGTTGGAGTAGAGCACGCCCAGGCGGCCGTTTATTTCGATGCCTTTCAGGTAGTCGTGCACCAGGTCGTCGCCCCAGCCATTGAGCTCGAAAGCGGTAGGCGGCGGGCCTTCCTTGAACTTAAAAAACTGGAAGTAGAGCGGGTGCGTGTTCGGGATTTTGCGCAGCGCCCCAGCCCCGAAGCACTGGCGCATTTGCTCCTCAAAAGAGCGCGCAAACAGCCCGTCGATATCGTGGTTGCAGTCATCCACAAACACAAAACCACCGCCGCGCACATACTGCGTGAAGTTCTTTTTCTCCTGCTCCGAAAACTGCACCAGCCGGTGGCCGGAAAGGTAGCAGAACGGGTAGCGAAACAGCTCCTCAGAGTCCAGGGCCACTACTTTTTCCTTTGCGGCAATGGGCACTTTGGTGTACTCCACCAGGGAGTGCAGCAGGTTGGCGGGCATCCGTTCGTCCACGGCATCCCAGTCGCCGGAGTGGTAGCTGAGGCGTACGAAGGTGAACGGGGCGGGCATAGCGGGGCGAATACGTGCGGCAAAGACAACACCGAGCCCACAAAGGTGGCTTAGAGGCTTGGGCGAAAGTTGAAAAAAAGCGAAATAGCGCCGCAATCTGCTTCTGTGTGGCACGTTTATGCCAGCACACCGTGGTTCTATTCTTCTGCCAAGTTACTTCCGCACCATTTTACCCTTTGCAACTGCTATGAAAAAACTTATCCTGCTGCTGGCCGGCCTGTTGGTGGGCGGCGCGGCTTCCGCTCAAATAGGCCTGAAAGCGGGCCTGAATGCTGCCGTACTCGATGGGGAGCAAATCAGCCAGAAAACGGAGTACAACTATACCTATCACGCCGGCCTGTTCTACACTTACAATCTGGTAGGCCCGCTCTCCATCCGGCCGGAGCTGCTCTACTCCCTGCAGGGGGCTGACTTTAAAGCCGCCCAGGAAGACTACGAAACCAAGCTGCACTATCTGAACCTGCCCATCCTGCTCGACCTCAAAATCAGCCGCCTGCACCTACAGGCCGGTCCGCAGTTTGGGGTGCTGCTCACGGCCAAACAGGCCGGTACCGTACTGGTCAGCTACGACCCCGCCACCCAGATGGAAACCTACGGCAGCGTAAGCCACCAGGTAAACGACCAGTACAAAAAGCAGGATTTCAGCCTGTGCGTGGGCGCCGAGCTGGAAATTGCCAACGGCTTGCGTGCCGGCGGCCGCTTCAACGCCGGCCTTACCGATGTTGCCGACTACAAAGACGTGCGCAGCCCCGACGATCCGCACCTCAAAAACCGCGTGGTGCAAGCCTACTTAGCATTTCAGCTGGGGGGCAAGTAGGAGGTAGTTATCAGCTCCAACCTAAAAGAGCTGTCCTTTTAAAATCTCTGTCATCCTGACGCAGGAAGGACCTTATCACGTTAGCACGAGTCGTTGTTACGACAAATGTTCTAGCGTGATAAGGTCCTTCGCAAGCTCAGGATGACAGCTGTTTTTAGTGGAAGCTAGCTGCTACTACACCGCGTCTGATAAGCTGGTAAACGTGAAGTCCCGGATTTTCATGGGCGGTATAACGTTGCCGCCCAGACGCACGGGTTTGCCCAGGGCCTCCACGTTATTCAGCATAATCACCGGGCTTTCGTTGAAGCGCATGTTTTTGATGGGGAATTTGATTTTGCCGTTCTCAATGTAGAACGTGCCATCCCGCGTGAGGCCGGTGACCAGCAGGGTTTGTGGGTCCACGTCGCGGATATACCACAGGCGGGTGACCAGAATACCCTTGGCGGTGCCCTTAATCATTTCCTCCAGACTCTGGGTGCCGCCGCTCATCACAAAGTTGCCGGCAAATGCGCTGGGCTCTACCTTGTTTTTCTGAGCCCAGAAGCGGGTGTAGTACAGGTTTTTCACCACGCCTTTTTCAATCCAGGGCATGCGCTTCACGGGCAGCCCCTCGTTATCAAACACGCCACCCGGTGCCGTAGCGTTCTGCGGGTCAGTGTAGATGCTGATCCGGTCGTCGAAGAGCTTTTCGCCGGTTTTGTTGCCACCGCCTTTTTTGCTCAGGAACGAGCGGCCTTCGTCGGCTTCGCGGGCGTCCAGGGCATACACCAGGCGGTTCAAAAGCCCCTCATCCGATACCAGGGCAGCCGGCTCCAAAATTACGGTGTACTTGCCGGGCTCAATGGCGCGGGCATTCACCGAAGACGCGGCTTTATCAGCGGCGCGCTTGGTGAGGGCCTTGGCATCGAAGCTCTTCACGTCGGCAAAGTCGGCCACGGCATAGCCGGAGCCTTTGCCGTCGGGCGTGCGTACCGTTACGCTGTAGTCAAGGTTGGTAAACTGCTGATAGGCTTCCAGTCCTTTGCTGTTGCGCAGGGCCTGAAACGAGGAGGCATCTTCCAGATAACCGGCGGCCGTAAGCTTGCGGCTCTCACAGAGGGCAATACTGTCGCCGGCCGCCCGGGCCCGCACATCCGGCGTGATGGCCGCCGTGGCAGGGACAAACGTGGTAGGCGTGAGGTATTGCTGCGGACCCAGCATGGGCACGTATTCCGGGTCTTCGGGAGCCAGGCGGGCAATTTCCTCGGCCCGCTTTACGCACTGGCGCAGCGTGGCGTCATCGAACTGGTTGCAGGTAGCCACGCCGGATTTCTTGCCGAAGCGCGCTTCCACGACCAACGACACGTTATCGGACATGCCCGCGGTGCTCACGTTGTTGCGGGCGTAGCGGATATTGCCGCTGAGGCGGCCCTGCAGCGTGCCCGCGCACTCATCAGCCTGCGAGAAGCTGAGTACTTTTTTCAGGATAGCCTGAGACTCTTCTTGGGAAAGGATAGGCATCGGAGGAAAGCAGAAGGGTGGAGAAGATAAACCAGCGGGTGCTTACCCAATTTTGCGGGCCGTGTTGATGACGTTTACACCATTAAAGCGCGTGGTGCTGGAGCCGTGGCTCACCGCCGAGCTTTGGCTGGGCTGGCCCTTGCCATCGTTAAAGAAGCCCGCAAACCGGTAGTCCGACTGGTCGCATACGGCCGAGCAGCTGTTCCAGAATTCCTGGGTGTTCGACTGATAGGCCACGTCTTCCAGCATGCCCGTGATTTTGCCTTTCTCAATGGCATAAAACACCTGCCCGCCAAACTGGAAGTTGTAGCGCTGCTGGTCAATGGAGAAGGACCCGTTGCCGGCAATGTAAATGCCTTTGTCCACGTTCTTCACCATCTCATCCACACTGAGCTTGGTAGCTCCTGGCTTCAGACTTACGTTGGGCATGCGCTGAAACTGCACGTCTTTCCAGGACTGCGCGTAGCAGCATCCGTCGGACTCGTTCTGGCCTACCATGTGCGCCTGGTCCCGGATTTTTTCATAGTCCACCAGCGTGCCTTCCTTAATCAGGTTCCACTCCTTGGTCTTCACGCCTTCATCATCGTACCCCACCGCGCCCAGCGAGCCGGGCTGCAGCTTATCGGCTACAATGTTCACCTGCTTGGAGCCGTAGGGCTTGCCCAGCTTTTTCCACTCCAGGGTGGCGAAGGAAGTACCCGCGTAGTTGGCTTCGTAGCCCAGCACGCGGTCCAGCTCCAGCGGGTGGCCAACAGATTCGTGAATGGTCAGGCCCAGGTGGTGCGGGTCCAGCACCAGGTCATACTTGCCGGGCGTTACGGATTTGCAGCTGAGCTTTTCCTTGGCCTGCTTGGCGGCGCGGGCGGCATCTTCCAGCATATCATAGCTGTACTTGTAGCCCACCACATCGGAGCCCTGGGGCCCGGCTACTTTGTCCTCGGCCTTGGGCGTGAGGTACTCGTAGCCCATGCCCATGGGGGAGCTCAGGGCCTGCCGGCTGCGGAACTTACCCGAGGTACGGTCGACCACCGTTACCCCAAACGTGGGGTAAATGCGGTGGATATCCTGGTCGATGTAGGAGCCATCCGTGGAGGCAAAGTACTTCTGCTCGTTCACCTGAAACAGCACGGAATTCACGAAGCTCGCGCCGTTTTCCAGGGCTTTGGCGTTGGCCGCCAGCAGCAGGTCTACTTTCTCTTTTACGGGTACTTCAAAAGCGTTTTGTTTGATGGGTGCTTTCCAACTCACCTCGCCGTAGCCTTTCTGGGGCGCCAGCCGCACCTGCTCCTTCTGCACTTTGGCATTGGCCTTGGCAATCTGCACCGCCAGCTGGGCGGCTTTGGCCAGGCCTGCTTCCGTTACGGTATTGGTAGACGCAAAGCCCCAGGTGCCGTTGGCAATTACGCGCACGCCGGCCCCAAAGCTCTCCGAGCTGAGGATGTTCTGCACCTGCTTTTCGCGGGTGAAAATGCCCTGGTTGAGGTAGCGGCCAATGCGCACATCGGTATAGGTGGCGCCGGCGGCTTTCGCCGCGTTCAGGGCGGCATCGGCCAGACGCTTTTTCACGGCTACATCAAGGCCACCCTCCAGCAGTTGCTCGGGGCTGACGAGCGCGCCGGCAAAGCCGGGCAGGCTGGGCAGAAACAAGGCGCCAGTCGCCAGACCGGTTATGCCCACAAAATCACGTCTTTTCAAAGGAGTAGAAGTAGGGTGAGAGGGAGAATTGTCATTCCGAGCGAAGCGAGGAATCTGGCTGGCAGTTAACCCAGATTCCTCACTGCGTTCGGAATGACAAAAACATTACATTTCAAGCAATAAACTGCCGGTCAACTATATGCATTATCATCATTACTACGTCTACCTGGTGACCAATCCCAAGCGAACCACTTTATACACCGGTGTTACCAATGATCTGGCCCGCCGGCTGGCCCAGCATATGGAAAACGAAGGTGGGAGGCGCACTTTTGCCGGGCGCTACTTCTGCAATCTGCTGGTGCATTGGGAGTAGTTCGGCGACATTGTTCAGGCCATTGCGCGCGAAAAGGA
The Hymenobacter sp. DG25B genome window above contains:
- a CDS encoding AAA family ATPase gives rise to the protein MTEQELRQLLAKLNPLRQEIGKVIVGQQQVLDEVLVALLAGGHALLEGVPGLAKTLLVRTLAAATDLPFRRIQFTPDLMPTDILGTEVLEEDHGTGHRSFKFNEGPIFASLVLADEINRTPPKTQAALLEAMQEGHVTYAGQEHALPKPFFLLATQNPIEQSGTYPLPEAQLDRFLLYIRMGYPSEQEELAVLSGTTGTHRAEVNSVLSGPDIRQLQELVRQVSMSPELLDFVNRLVRATRPATSTVPFIQQYGRWGAGPRAGQALILCAKARALLQGRFAATPDDVHTLAPAVLRHRVLLNFNAEAENITPDDAVVELLKAVKL
- a CDS encoding DUF4159 domain-containing protein, coding for MPAPFTFVRLSYHSGDWDAVDERMPANLLHSLVEYTKVPIAAKEKVVALDSEELFRYPFCYLSGHRLVQFSEQEKKNFTQYVRGGGFVFVDDCNHDIDGLFARSFEEQMRQCFGAGALRKIPNTHPLYFQFFKFKEGPPPTAFELNGWGDDLVHDYLKGIEINGRLGVLYSNKDYGCEWDYDFRNKRFLAEDNTKFGVNILLYALTV
- a CDS encoding porin family protein codes for the protein MKKLILLLAGLLVGGAASAQIGLKAGLNAAVLDGEQISQKTEYNYTYHAGLFYTYNLVGPLSIRPELLYSLQGADFKAAQEDYETKLHYLNLPILLDLKISRLHLQAGPQFGVLLTAKQAGTVLVSYDPATQMETYGSVSHQVNDQYKKQDFSLCVGAELEIANGLRAGGRFNAGLTDVADYKDVRSPDDPHLKNRVVQAYLAFQLGGK
- a CDS encoding TldD/PmbA family protein, which produces MPILSQEESQAILKKVLSFSQADECAGTLQGRLSGNIRYARNNVSTAGMSDNVSLVVEARFGKKSGVATCNQFDDATLRQCVKRAEEIARLAPEDPEYVPMLGPQQYLTPTTFVPATAAITPDVRARAAGDSIALCESRKLTAAGYLEDASSFQALRNSKGLEAYQQFTNLDYSVTVRTPDGKGSGYAVADFADVKSFDAKALTKRAADKAASSVNARAIEPGKYTVILEPAALVSDEGLLNRLVYALDAREADEGRSFLSKKGGGNKTGEKLFDDRISIYTDPQNATAPGGVFDNEGLPVKRMPWIEKGVVKNLYYTRFWAQKNKVEPSAFAGNFVMSGGTQSLEEMIKGTAKGILVTRLWYIRDVDPQTLLVTGLTRDGTFYIENGKIKFPIKNMRFNESPVIMLNNVEALGKPVRLGGNVIPPMKIRDFTFTSLSDAV
- a CDS encoding TldD/PmbA family protein, translating into MKRRDFVGITGLATGALFLPSLPGFAGALVSPEQLLEGGLDVAVKKRLADAALNAAKAAGATYTDVRIGRYLNQGIFTREKQVQNILSSESFGAGVRVIANGTWGFASTNTVTEAGLAKAAQLAVQIAKANAKVQKEQVRLAPQKGYGEVSWKAPIKQNAFEVPVKEKVDLLLAANAKALENGASFVNSVLFQVNEQKYFASTDGSYIDQDIHRIYPTFGVTVVDRTSGKFRSRQALSSPMGMGYEYLTPKAEDKVAGPQGSDVVGYKYSYDMLEDAARAAKQAKEKLSCKSVTPGKYDLVLDPHHLGLTIHESVGHPLELDRVLGYEANYAGTSFATLEWKKLGKPYGSKQVNIVADKLQPGSLGAVGYDDEGVKTKEWNLIKEGTLVDYEKIRDQAHMVGQNESDGCCYAQSWKDVQFQRMPNVSLKPGATKLSVDEMVKNVDKGIYIAGNGSFSIDQQRYNFQFGGQVFYAIEKGKITGMLEDVAYQSNTQEFWNSCSAVCDQSDYRFAGFFNDGKGQPSQSSAVSHGSSTTRFNGVNVINTARKIG
- a CDS encoding GIY-YIG nuclease family protein produces the protein MHYHHYYVYLVTNPKRTTLYTGVTNDLARRLAQHMENEGGRRTFAGRYFCNLLVHWE